The following proteins are co-located in the Acidimicrobiales bacterium genome:
- a CDS encoding substrate-binding domain-containing protein: MKLRVMRLLAILLALAMVAAACGDDDDTSAGDDGSTSSDDGGSSDDGSSDDGSSDDGGAAPDLAAASAMLRDAGYSQVADAVDQAEPVDGAPGTLTLADGSTFELNDRIAEKIANGDEINYVFSYQSTVIALFSEQYRIGYEATIPAAQSILPMNPQAIAPAVDLDIPQQISQIEALLNTNQIDCLTIEPPDSNAFTDITNRAMSEGIPVFTVGVTSNGNELTNFTQIPLEEGRQAAQVLLDWMDETGNELDTFTVSGGDPSAFWAQGRMQGFEDGITEAMPDATFLNTADNALNVTFDPAQTFDAYQALINGQPDLDFILNVDIGAEHAARAIQDSDNSGEIFTMGWNVSVGQLDAIEAGDQVAAFDQRWTEQAGFGAPACAVFLATGQVPPNTQQLGPVTAANVDEARASLEQLGVS; the protein is encoded by the coding sequence ATGAAACTTCGCGTGATGCGCCTTTTGGCGATCCTGCTTGCTCTGGCGATGGTCGCAGCCGCGTGCGGCGACGACGACGACACGTCGGCCGGCGACGACGGCTCGACATCGTCCGACGACGGTGGTTCGTCCGATGACGGCTCCTCCGATGACGGCTCCTCCGATGACGGTGGGGCCGCTCCGGACCTCGCCGCGGCGTCTGCCATGTTGCGGGATGCCGGGTACTCACAGGTCGCAGATGCCGTGGACCAGGCCGAGCCGGTCGACGGTGCACCGGGCACGCTGACGCTGGCCGACGGTTCGACCTTCGAGTTGAACGACCGGATCGCCGAGAAGATCGCCAACGGCGACGAGATCAACTACGTGTTCTCGTACCAGTCGACCGTGATCGCACTGTTCTCGGAGCAGTACCGCATCGGCTACGAGGCGACGATCCCAGCCGCGCAGTCGATCCTGCCGATGAACCCGCAGGCGATCGCTCCGGCGGTCGACCTCGACATCCCGCAGCAGATCTCCCAGATCGAGGCGCTGCTCAACACCAACCAGATCGACTGTCTGACCATCGAACCGCCCGACTCCAACGCCTTCACCGACATCACCAACCGGGCGATGTCCGAGGGCATCCCGGTGTTCACGGTGGGTGTCACCTCCAACGGCAACGAGTTGACCAACTTCACCCAGATTCCGCTCGAAGAAGGCCGCCAGGCCGCCCAGGTCCTGCTGGACTGGATGGACGAGACCGGCAACGAGTTGGACACCTTCACCGTCTCCGGTGGCGACCCGAGTGCCTTCTGGGCCCAGGGTCGGATGCAGGGCTTCGAGGACGGCATCACCGAGGCGATGCCCGACGCGACCTTCCTCAACACCGCGGACAACGCGCTGAACGTCACGTTCGATCCGGCCCAGACCTTCGATGCCTACCAGGCACTGATCAACGGGCAGCCGGACCTCGACTTCATCTTGAACGTCGACATCGGCGCCGAGCACGCAGCCCGGGCCATCCAGGACTCGGACAACTCCGGTGAGATCTTCACGATGGGTTGGAACGTGTCGGTCGGTCAGCTCGACGCCATCGAAGCCGGCGACCAGGTCGCAGCGTTCGATCAGCGCTGGACGGAGCAGGCCGGCTTCGGTGCCCCCGCCTGCGCGGTCTTCCTCGCCACCGGCCAGGTTCCGCCCAACACCCAGCAGCTCGGCCCGGTCACCGCGGCCAACGTCGACGAGGCCCGGGCCTCGCTCGAGCAGCTCGGCGTTTCCTGA
- a CDS encoding VOC family protein — MVNDQVVADIGVVQHIGMSVRDVSRTVEFWRRFAGVEPAWEKVLDGPYLGDVTGYPGVHLDAAMIELPGGTWLEILDYRVADKEPNDMSTANPGNVHLCLRVGDIDAVWDRAMEAGATAVSPGPVEVSAGPNRGAKACYLREPDGITIELFQPRPEVAQDAG, encoded by the coding sequence ATGGTGAACGATCAGGTTGTCGCCGACATCGGCGTGGTGCAACACATCGGGATGTCGGTACGCGACGTCAGCCGCACGGTCGAGTTCTGGCGCCGCTTCGCCGGGGTCGAGCCCGCCTGGGAGAAGGTGCTCGACGGCCCCTACCTCGGCGATGTCACCGGCTACCCCGGCGTGCACCTCGACGCCGCGATGATCGAGCTTCCCGGGGGGACATGGCTCGAGATCCTCGACTACCGCGTGGCCGACAAGGAGCCGAACGACATGTCGACAGCCAATCCCGGCAACGTCCACCTGTGTCTGCGCGTGGGCGACATCGACGCCGTGTGGGACCGGGCGATGGAAGCGGGGGCGACGGCGGTCAGCCCTGGACCCGTCGAGGTCAGCGCAGGACCGAACCGGGGTGCGAAAGCCTGCTATCTGCGCGAGCCCGACGGGATCACGATCGAGCTGTTCCAGCCGCGACCCGAGGTCGCACAGGACGCGGGCTGA
- a CDS encoding SDR family NAD(P)-dependent oxidoreductase — MTPGTAVVTGAASGIGAGIAARLIDEGLDVLVVDRDEAGMSDLVERGATALVCDLADPESRDEVIRAAEGARYLVNSAGIIRLKRLADIDVDDFRDIFTVNVEAVFFLCQGIGPTMPPGGSIVNLSSSSAKLATTTEAGLYAASKTAVLSLTRSFAYDLASIPVRVNAVCPGIIDTPMQDAVLERVSELRGLTVEELSAARDGSVPLKRAASPAELAGLIRFLLSEEAGYMTGQAINYTGGLVTW; from the coding sequence ATGACACCGGGAACAGCTGTCGTCACCGGCGCGGCCAGTGGCATCGGCGCGGGCATCGCTGCGCGGCTGATCGACGAGGGTCTCGACGTTCTCGTCGTCGACCGTGACGAGGCCGGCATGTCCGATCTCGTCGAGAGGGGAGCGACGGCACTCGTCTGTGACCTCGCGGACCCGGAGTCCCGCGACGAGGTCATCCGGGCCGCCGAGGGCGCGCGGTACCTGGTCAACAGCGCCGGGATAATCCGGCTCAAGCGGCTCGCCGACATCGACGTCGACGACTTCCGGGACATCTTCACGGTCAACGTCGAGGCCGTCTTCTTCCTCTGTCAGGGGATCGGGCCGACGATGCCGCCCGGCGGGTCGATCGTGAACCTCTCCTCCTCGTCGGCCAAGCTCGCCACGACCACCGAGGCCGGGCTCTACGCGGCATCCAAGACGGCAGTGCTGTCCTTGACGAGATCGTTCGCCTACGACCTGGCGTCGATCCCGGTGAGGGTCAACGCAGTGTGTCCCGGGATCATCGACACCCCGATGCAAGACGCCGTGCTCGAACGTGTCTCGGAGTTGCGGGGCCTCACCGTCGAGGAGCTGAGCGCGGCCCGGGACGGTTCGGTCCCGCTCAAGCGCGCGGCTTCGCCGGCTGAGCTCGCCGGACTCATCCGGTTCCTGCTCTCAGAAGAGGCCGGCTACATGACCGGACAGGCGATCAACTACACGGGAGGTCTCGTCACATGGTGA
- a CDS encoding CaiB/BaiF CoA-transferase family protein, with translation MLAPLDGLLAVALEQAVAAPFASRLLADAGARVIKVERPEGDFARGYDVAANGLSSYFAWLNRGKESIALDLKDDADRDLLDGIVARADVFIQNLAVGAAGRLGFGADRLRERDPRLVVCEISGYGTEGPYAAMKAYDLLVQAESGVVAVSGAPGPYGRVGVSLADIATGQAAALAVSQALLRQARDGTGAHLETSLFATMAEWMTVPLLHHDYLGRAPERVGLAHPSIAPYGGFDTADGDTILISVQSDREWRVLCTDLLERPELGDDERFATNEDRVANRGETDAVVAEGFARLDSAEIRSRLAASRIAFGVVNDVAGLSAHPQLRRVTVPHELGSFELPAPAVNADWETMMPVPALDQHGAAIRAEFGQ, from the coding sequence ATGCTCGCCCCGCTCGACGGACTCCTCGCCGTCGCTCTCGAACAGGCCGTCGCGGCGCCGTTCGCCTCCCGCCTGTTGGCCGACGCCGGGGCCCGCGTGATCAAGGTCGAACGACCCGAGGGTGACTTCGCCCGCGGGTACGACGTGGCTGCGAACGGACTGTCGAGCTACTTCGCGTGGCTCAACCGGGGCAAGGAGTCCATCGCGCTCGACCTGAAGGACGACGCCGACCGGGACCTCCTCGACGGAATCGTCGCCCGCGCCGACGTGTTCATCCAGAACCTCGCCGTCGGCGCCGCAGGGCGACTCGGCTTCGGTGCCGACCGACTCCGTGAGCGTGATCCGCGTCTGGTGGTCTGTGAGATATCCGGCTACGGCACCGAGGGGCCCTACGCCGCGATGAAGGCGTACGACCTGCTCGTGCAGGCCGAGAGCGGCGTGGTCGCCGTGTCGGGTGCGCCCGGCCCCTACGGGCGGGTGGGAGTATCGCTGGCCGACATCGCCACCGGTCAGGCTGCCGCGCTGGCCGTGAGCCAGGCCCTCCTGCGCCAGGCCCGCGACGGGACGGGAGCCCACCTCGAGACCTCCCTGTTCGCCACCATGGCCGAATGGATGACGGTTCCCCTGCTGCACCACGACTACCTGGGTCGCGCCCCCGAGCGGGTGGGTCTGGCACATCCCTCGATCGCCCCGTACGGGGGCTTCGACACCGCCGACGGCGACACCATCTTGATCTCGGTGCAGTCGGACCGCGAGTGGCGGGTCCTGTGCACCGACCTCCTCGAGCGACCGGAACTCGGTGACGATGAGCGGTTCGCGACCAACGAGGACCGTGTCGCCAACCGTGGCGAGACGGACGCTGTCGTCGCAGAGGGATTCGCCCGGCTGGACAGCGCTGAGATCCGCAGTCGGCTCGCGGCGTCGCGGATCGCATTCGGCGTCGTGAACGACGTGGCCGGGTTGTCGGCCCATCCCCAGCTGCGGCGGGTCACGGTGCCCCACGAACTCGGCTCGTTCGAACTACCGGCACCCGCTGTGAATGCGGACTGGGAGACGATGATGCCGGTGCCGGCTCTCGACCAACACGGAGCGGCCATCCGCGCCGAGTTCGGGCAATGA
- a CDS encoding 2-dehydropantoate 2-reductase gives MRVVVAGAGAMGSAMGGLLARAGHDVALYDVRADHMDAVSAGGLTIRHGDGSTETAVFSKATADPTELGVCDLVLVMTKTWATTDAVRAVAHAVGPETWVVSAQNGLGNESRMAEVVGADRVMPGTTTVGATYLEPGVVSVSGTVTAQTSLTQFGPPHGATKVSPEAEAVAAVFTDAGMRAEVLRDGDKVLWTKLAMAGTAGALTALSQISVGDMVASPRAMSTWRAMLSEILAVAAAEGVDLDFGEVSDHAMSTYRAVGDHWASMAVDVKERRRTEIDSLCGEVSARGRRHDIPTPVNDAIGNLILAIEASWDNEVTGG, from the coding sequence GTGAGGGTCGTCGTCGCCGGGGCCGGTGCGATGGGATCGGCGATGGGCGGGCTGCTCGCCCGCGCCGGCCACGACGTTGCGTTGTACGACGTTCGCGCCGACCACATGGATGCTGTCAGCGCAGGCGGTCTGACCATCCGTCACGGCGACGGGTCCACCGAGACCGCGGTCTTCTCGAAGGCGACCGCGGATCCGACCGAGTTGGGTGTCTGCGACCTCGTGCTGGTCATGACGAAGACGTGGGCGACGACCGACGCCGTGCGCGCGGTGGCCCATGCCGTCGGCCCCGAGACGTGGGTCGTGTCCGCGCAGAACGGCCTGGGCAACGAGTCCCGAATGGCCGAGGTGGTCGGAGCGGACCGTGTGATGCCCGGCACGACGACTGTCGGGGCTACGTATCTGGAGCCCGGTGTGGTCTCGGTCTCGGGGACCGTGACCGCCCAGACCTCACTCACCCAGTTCGGGCCGCCGCACGGGGCGACGAAGGTCTCCCCGGAGGCCGAGGCGGTTGCCGCGGTCTTCACCGACGCAGGCATGAGGGCCGAGGTGCTGCGCGACGGCGACAAGGTCCTGTGGACCAAGCTCGCCATGGCGGGAACGGCGGGCGCTCTCACGGCCCTGTCACAGATCTCTGTCGGGGACATGGTCGCCAGCCCCCGGGCGATGAGCACCTGGCGGGCGATGCTGTCGGAGATCCTCGCTGTGGCGGCCGCCGAGGGCGTGGACCTCGACTTCGGAGAGGTGTCGGACCACGCCATGAGCACCTATCGGGCGGTCGGTGACCACTGGGCGTCGATGGCCGTCGACGTCAAGGAGCGGCGCCGCACCGAGATCGACTCGCTGTGTGGCGAGGTGTCAGCCCGGGGCCGCCGCCACGACATCCCCACACCCGTGAACGACGCCATCGGGAACCTGATCCTCGCCATCGAGGCGAGCTGGGACAACGAGGTGACCGGGGGCTGA
- a CDS encoding AMP-binding protein, whose translation MNTPSGGRDVWVVPDDEARVIGPWVRQKADRNGDKVALEIMGERRTYAQLATDAARVASGFTGELGLVAGDHVASMMKNSIPSVDLWFGLTTAGVVEVPINNANRGDTLSYLLRQSRSAAVVVDEEFLDRVAQLAPDLPELRHVVVHREGDEGTPVLPDHVTLHELPSLYGEGTYPEPDLALSDTAVIMYTSGTTGPSKGAMLSHEANLSLARHTAWLMGYDSADHLYSAFPLFHINARYTTVLAAMAADASAVMDQRFSASTFWDMCRERGVTAFNYMGALLTILWKQPERADDADNPVRYGFGAPTPAELWEPFEERFDLRFTEIYGSTEVANTIQNPVWERKVGRAGRESPTYHVRVVDEKDRPLPAGEAGEIVVRPKKPFVAFSGYYEMPDKTVESWRNLWFHTGDRGRFDEDGYLTFIDRMKDCVRRRGENISSYEVESIVNTHEAVAESAVIGVSSELSEEEVMVCVVVKEGHTVSEVDLLDWCSPRMAHFAVPRFIRWMDGLPKNASERVQKFRLREDGVTDDTWDREAHGYVVER comes from the coding sequence GTGAACACGCCCTCGGGCGGCAGGGACGTCTGGGTGGTACCCGACGACGAGGCCCGCGTCATCGGGCCGTGGGTCCGGCAGAAGGCGGACCGCAACGGCGACAAGGTCGCGCTCGAGATCATGGGAGAGCGACGCACCTACGCACAGCTGGCGACTGATGCGGCCCGGGTCGCGTCGGGGTTCACCGGTGAGCTCGGGTTGGTCGCCGGTGACCACGTGGCGTCGATGATGAAGAACTCGATCCCGTCGGTCGACCTCTGGTTCGGGCTGACCACGGCGGGCGTCGTCGAGGTGCCGATCAACAACGCAAACCGCGGTGACACTCTCTCGTACCTGTTGCGCCAGTCGCGTTCGGCGGCGGTCGTCGTGGACGAGGAGTTCCTCGATCGGGTCGCACAGCTCGCGCCCGATCTTCCCGAGCTGCGCCACGTGGTCGTGCACCGTGAGGGCGACGAGGGCACGCCGGTCCTCCCCGACCACGTGACCCTGCACGAGTTGCCCTCGCTCTACGGCGAGGGCACGTACCCCGAGCCGGACCTCGCGCTGAGCGACACCGCCGTGATCATGTACACGTCGGGGACCACCGGCCCCTCGAAGGGCGCGATGCTGTCCCACGAGGCGAACCTGAGCCTCGCTCGCCACACCGCGTGGCTGATGGGCTACGACAGCGCCGACCACCTCTATTCGGCGTTCCCGCTGTTCCACATCAACGCCCGCTACACGACGGTTCTCGCGGCGATGGCCGCTGACGCGTCGGCGGTGATGGATCAGCGGTTCTCGGCGTCGACGTTCTGGGACATGTGCCGCGAACGCGGCGTGACGGCCTTCAACTACATGGGCGCGCTGTTGACCATCCTGTGGAAGCAGCCCGAGCGCGCCGACGACGCCGACAACCCGGTGCGGTACGGGTTCGGGGCTCCGACCCCCGCGGAGCTGTGGGAACCGTTCGAGGAGCGTTTCGACCTGCGCTTCACCGAGATCTATGGGTCCACCGAGGTTGCCAACACCATCCAGAACCCCGTGTGGGAGCGCAAGGTCGGACGGGCCGGCCGGGAGTCGCCGACGTACCACGTCCGGGTCGTCGACGAGAAGGACCGGCCCCTGCCTGCCGGTGAGGCCGGCGAGATCGTGGTACGTCCCAAGAAGCCGTTCGTGGCCTTCTCGGGCTACTACGAGATGCCCGACAAGACCGTGGAGTCGTGGCGGAACCTGTGGTTCCACACCGGCGACCGCGGCCGCTTCGACGAGGACGGCTACCTCACCTTCATCGACCGGATGAAGGACTGCGTCCGGCGGCGGGGGGAGAACATCTCGTCCTACGAGGTCGAGTCGATCGTGAACACCCACGAGGCGGTCGCCGAGTCCGCCGTCATCGGCGTCTCGTCGGAGCTCTCCGAGGAGGAGGTGATGGTGTGCGTCGTCGTGAAAGAGGGCCACACCGTTTCAGAAGTCGACCTGCTGGACTGGTGCTCGCCCCGTATGGCCCACTTCGCCGTGCCGCGGTTCATCCGCTGGATGGACGGCCTGCCGAAGAACGCCTCCGAGCGGGTGCAGAAGTTCCGTCTCCGCGAAGATGGGGTGACCGACGACACGTGGGACCGCGAGGCCCACGGGTACGTCGTGGAACGCTGA
- a CDS encoding AMP-binding protein: MYDGIETFGAVVAHRAENDGDRRFVRFEETELTFGELSDGGNRIANALVSLGIGKGDKVAVMLPNGPEYLVTWTGLCRLGVVEVPINVAYKGDLFAYLLNQAECRAIVVARQWVDRVAAVAARLETLDHVVVVGDGAVQSVAGVTTHDFAGFVASAATTDPGVAVATEDPSVILFTSGTTGPSKGAVLSHKANFRLCTNVIDLMGYGAGERLFTVFPLFHVNARYNTILPGLVLDDSDCVMHDRFSASRFWDFCRAEGVTAINYMGALLMMLFKQPERDDDADNPVRRAYGAPSPVEIHEAFEKRFDVKIVEVYGSTETGTATMNTVENFKLGSCGFAVPYYDVKIFDEMDNEVPPGTEGEIVVRPKEPYVMFTEYYRNPEATVKAFRNLWFHTGDRGVMDTDGYFTFVDRMKDAIRRRGENISSWEVEKVIADHPAVLDAAVVGVPSELTEEEVLVVIQLNEDAELDPVELLDHCQDRMAHFAVPRYVRFVDAMPRTPSQRIEKYKLREEGLTDDTWDRESVGYEVRR; encoded by the coding sequence ATGTACGACGGGATCGAGACTTTCGGAGCGGTCGTCGCGCACCGGGCCGAGAACGACGGCGACCGCCGGTTCGTCCGGTTCGAGGAGACCGAACTGACCTTCGGTGAGCTGAGTGACGGCGGGAACAGGATTGCGAACGCGTTGGTGTCGCTCGGCATCGGCAAGGGCGACAAGGTCGCCGTGATGTTGCCGAACGGGCCCGAGTACCTGGTGACGTGGACCGGGCTGTGCCGCCTCGGCGTCGTCGAGGTGCCGATCAACGTCGCCTACAAGGGCGACCTCTTCGCATACCTGTTGAATCAGGCCGAGTGCCGGGCGATTGTCGTGGCCCGACAGTGGGTGGACCGCGTCGCCGCCGTCGCGGCCCGGCTCGAGACGCTCGATCATGTCGTCGTGGTGGGCGACGGCGCGGTCCAGTCGGTCGCCGGGGTGACGACCCACGACTTCGCCGGATTCGTCGCATCCGCCGCGACCACCGACCCCGGCGTGGCAGTCGCCACCGAGGACCCGTCGGTCATTCTGTTCACGTCGGGCACGACGGGTCCCTCCAAGGGCGCGGTGCTCAGCCACAAGGCCAACTTCCGACTCTGCACGAACGTGATCGACCTCATGGGCTACGGCGCCGGCGAGCGACTCTTCACCGTCTTCCCGCTGTTCCACGTCAACGCCCGGTACAACACGATCCTGCCGGGGCTCGTCCTCGACGACAGCGACTGCGTCATGCACGACCGCTTCTCGGCCAGTCGCTTCTGGGACTTCTGCCGGGCGGAGGGCGTCACGGCGATCAACTACATGGGCGCCCTGTTGATGATGCTGTTCAAACAGCCTGAACGCGACGACGACGCCGACAACCCCGTGCGGCGGGCCTACGGCGCGCCGTCACCAGTGGAGATCCACGAGGCGTTCGAGAAGCGCTTCGACGTGAAGATCGTCGAGGTCTACGGGTCAACCGAGACCGGTACGGCCACCATGAACACCGTCGAGAACTTCAAGCTGGGGTCGTGCGGGTTCGCCGTCCCCTACTACGACGTGAAGATCTTCGACGAGATGGACAACGAGGTCCCGCCGGGCACCGAGGGCGAGATCGTCGTGCGGCCGAAGGAACCGTACGTCATGTTCACCGAGTACTACCGCAACCCCGAGGCGACGGTGAAGGCGTTCCGGAACCTGTGGTTCCACACCGGCGACCGTGGCGTGATGGACACCGACGGCTACTTCACCTTCGTCGACCGGATGAAGGACGCCATCCGCCGCCGCGGCGAGAACATCTCTTCGTGGGAGGTCGAGAAGGTGATCGCGGATCATCCGGCGGTTCTCGATGCCGCCGTCGTCGGCGTTCCCTCCGAGCTCACGGAAGAGGAGGTCCTCGTCGTCATCCAGCTGAACGAGGACGCCGAGTTGGACCCCGTGGAGCTGCTCGACCACTGTCAGGATCGGATGGCCCACTTCGCCGTCCCACGCTACGTCCGGTTCGTCGACGCCATGCCACGCACGCCCTCCCAGCGCATCGAGAAATACAAGCTCCGTGAGGAGGGCCTCACCGACGACACCTGGGACCGGGAGTCGGTCGGCTACGAGGTGCGCCGGTGA
- a CDS encoding cyclase family protein: protein MGRTEPGDYAAGWTPPSYTVDENGKVRGGYEPHEPNNWGRWGDDDQIGTQNLVGPEQIVAAARLVTEGKMFSLALDIDASGPRFPTRPAPLHWFIMAGSDAIVGSPAQAEVSGYQWNDDMLQMPLQGSTQWDGFGHFCAEDSMYNGYWAGDVTAAAGARNLGMEHMRKAFVGRCVLLDLARAQGVDCLPDMAEIGRPELEACVEAQGCEIHSGDIVLLRTGYLGKWWGIEGEAAKMEYFYASPGLAESSVGWLHDNEISAAASDTIAVEVLQPKEEQSRILPVHHSCLIDLGLTLGEFWVLDELAEDCAADGRYEFMLASQPLVIPGAVGSPINPIALK, encoded by the coding sequence ATGGGACGGACCGAACCGGGGGACTACGCAGCAGGCTGGACGCCGCCGAGCTACACCGTCGACGAGAACGGAAAGGTCCGGGGCGGCTATGAGCCGCACGAGCCGAACAACTGGGGTCGCTGGGGCGACGACGACCAGATCGGCACCCAGAACCTCGTCGGACCCGAACAGATCGTCGCCGCAGCCAGGCTCGTGACCGAGGGCAAGATGTTCTCGCTCGCACTCGACATCGACGCGTCGGGCCCCAGGTTCCCCACCCGGCCTGCTCCGCTGCACTGGTTCATCATGGCCGGATCCGACGCGATCGTCGGCTCCCCCGCCCAGGCCGAGGTGTCCGGCTACCAGTGGAACGACGACATGTTGCAGATGCCGTTGCAGGGGTCCACGCAGTGGGACGGATTCGGTCACTTCTGCGCCGAGGACTCCATGTACAACGGCTACTGGGCGGGCGACGTGACCGCCGCCGCGGGAGCCCGGAACCTCGGGATGGAACACATGCGCAAGGCCTTCGTCGGCCGCTGCGTCCTGTTGGACCTCGCCCGGGCCCAGGGGGTGGACTGCCTCCCGGACATGGCCGAGATCGGCCGCCCCGAGCTCGAGGCGTGCGTGGAGGCCCAGGGCTGTGAGATCCATTCGGGTGACATCGTCCTGTTGCGCACCGGGTACCTCGGCAAGTGGTGGGGTATCGAGGGGGAGGCCGCGAAGATGGAGTACTTCTACGCGTCACCGGGACTGGCGGAGTCCAGCGTCGGCTGGCTCCACGACAACGAGATCTCGGCGGCCGCCTCCGACACCATCGCCGTGGAGGTGCTGCAGCCGAAGGAGGAGCAGAGCCGCATCCTGCCGGTGCACCACTCCTGTCTCATCGACCTCGGCCTGACCCTCGGCGAGTTCTGGGTTCTCGACGAACTGGCCGAGGACTGCGCCGCCGATGGTCGTTACGAGTTCATGCTCGCCTCGCAACCACTCGTGATTCCCGGTGCCGTCGGCTCGCCGATCAACCCGATCGCGCTGAAGTAG
- a CDS encoding nuclear transport factor 2 family protein, producing the protein MTSRELSEMRAQVRRLEDRDEIRALVGRYGRAIDDRDWECLADQYTPDAFIDFTAGRAKGTEAIIDHVRSRTDAYGATYHYPHSHEVTITGDDTATGLVCAHAELTIDGDSVRVALRYHDDYRRVDGRWRFQERRMRVLYVLKLSEMATGFADRLRVRWPGTEPAEAQIGADVVSGRTPDPR; encoded by the coding sequence GTGACGTCACGAGAGCTGTCCGAGATGCGAGCGCAGGTCCGTCGGTTGGAGGATCGTGACGAGATCAGGGCCCTCGTCGGCCGCTACGGCCGGGCCATCGACGACCGTGACTGGGAGTGTCTCGCCGACCAGTACACGCCCGACGCGTTCATCGACTTCACGGCCGGGCGGGCGAAGGGGACCGAGGCGATCATCGACCACGTCCGGTCACGGACCGACGCATACGGCGCCACGTACCACTACCCGCATTCCCACGAGGTCACCATCACCGGTGATGACACCGCCACTGGTCTCGTGTGTGCCCACGCGGAGCTGACGATCGACGGCGACAGTGTCCGGGTGGCGCTGCGCTACCACGACGACTACCGCCGCGTGGACGGCCGCTGGCGCTTCCAGGAGCGGCGGATGCGGGTGCTGTACGTGTTGAAACTGTCCGAGATGGCGACGGGATTCGCGGATCGGCTGCGCGTCCGGTGGCCCGGAACCGAACCCGCCGAGGCTCAGATCGGAGCCGATGTCGTGTCCGGGAGAACCCCCGATCCCCGGTAA
- a CDS encoding MFS transporter codes for MSAARGGGRVTDGGTRSDTPRRELSVVLVVAVATVAIGAGSILGFLAGFVGTAIRDDLGLDRWHIGLLVSVHFGCTGLGSITAGRITDAVGARLSVVIDLALVMTVGVLAAVIGTYWMLIVAAVVAGFGYALANTGTNVAVARVVSVERRTVALSIKTGGIPAMTGISAAVGPWAADAFSWQAITAALCIGAGAVGVACFFVLPDDRPMKGVTIHRRLPRGFGWFPVASFLLIAGSQPMYSWSVPYLEEEFSTSARTAGLIVAMSSFIGVGVMVLNGIRSDRVGPGRRIAVVITLCGIVGAANLLAVLGIGVGIGLAIVAIVAGIAFQLAAIGTMHAAVVDRAGPAVARATGVTMTGYYLGALASPVAFGAFVDWTGSYTWPWFLLMIVMVFAGTAFVFAGRVEPVTGGDLRTSR; via the coding sequence GTGAGCGCAGCCAGAGGGGGAGGCCGCGTGACCGACGGCGGTACGCGCTCGGACACGCCACGACGGGAGCTCTCTGTCGTTCTCGTGGTGGCCGTCGCAACCGTGGCGATCGGAGCCGGCTCGATCCTCGGATTCCTAGCCGGGTTCGTGGGTACGGCCATCCGCGACGACCTCGGCCTCGACCGCTGGCACATCGGCCTACTCGTGAGCGTCCACTTCGGCTGCACCGGCCTCGGGTCGATCACCGCCGGGCGCATCACGGATGCCGTCGGCGCGCGGTTGTCCGTGGTGATCGACCTGGCGCTCGTGATGACCGTCGGGGTTCTCGCTGCAGTGATCGGGACCTACTGGATGCTCATCGTCGCAGCTGTCGTCGCCGGGTTCGGCTACGCCCTGGCCAACACGGGCACCAACGTCGCCGTCGCCCGGGTGGTCAGCGTGGAGCGCCGCACGGTGGCACTGTCGATCAAGACCGGTGGGATCCCCGCGATGACCGGGATCAGCGCGGCGGTCGGTCCGTGGGCGGCCGACGCCTTCAGCTGGCAGGCCATCACCGCCGCGCTGTGCATCGGCGCCGGTGCCGTCGGCGTGGCCTGCTTCTTCGTCCTCCCCGACGACCGGCCGATGAAGGGAGTGACCATCCACCGTCGACTCCCCCGCGGCTTCGGCTGGTTCCCGGTGGCCTCGTTCCTTCTCATCGCCGGATCACAGCCGATGTACTCGTGGTCCGTGCCCTACCTCGAGGAGGAGTTCTCGACATCGGCACGCACCGCCGGGCTGATCGTCGCGATGTCGTCGTTCATCGGTGTCGGCGTCATGGTGCTCAACGGGATCCGCTCGGACAGAGTCGGCCCCGGACGTCGCATCGCAGTCGTCATCACGCTCTGCGGGATCGTCGGGGCGGCGAACCTGCTCGCAGTCCTCGGCATCGGCGTCGGCATCGGCCTCGCGATCGTCGCGATCGTCGCCGGCATCGCGTTCCAGTTGGCTGCCATCGGCACGATGCACGCGGCTGTCGTGGACCGGGCCGGGCCCGCCGTCGCGCGCGCGACCGGCGTGACGATGACCGGCTACTACCTGGGAGCCCTCGCGTCCCCGGTTGCGTTCGGGGCGTTCGTGGACTGGACCGGCAGCTACACCTGGCCGTGGTTCCTGCTGATGATCGTGATGGTGTTCGCCGGGACCGCCTTCGTCTTCGCCGGTCGGGTGGAGCCAGTGACGGGCGGAGATCTGAGGACCAGTCGGTGA